Proteins found in one Panicum hallii strain FIL2 chromosome 4, PHallii_v3.1, whole genome shotgun sequence genomic segment:
- the LOC112890342 gene encoding zinc finger BED domain-containing protein RICESLEEPER 2-like — MELDRAAEDEELMLQDQNDTEDARRFILGSGAHAAIDVDSDAGTGMGMGSSSPTDPSTASAARGGGGSKKRSKAWDDFTEVTAIEKGKMVRIAAICNHCNQSLSVKSSSSIGHLLRHNCPAKKEKERTGRIQSILKYNPDGSLVCWEYSDVVARNVLCRLIARIDLPLCFAESDAFQEYIMNAHNPRFVKISRQTIARDLIKLFNERMEKLIETLKNSVSSIAITSDIWCGKAKEDYISVVAHFVNFHWRLEKRLLGLRPIEVVHTGRNIADRVATVVDDYDIADKIFSIVLDNASANRTAVSVLKPVFSKYIGHLIPPEDKEEDDLSAILLHQRCNVPEAWDDIYEDDVLPGRPTGTPVSVSSTAAAISELSS; from the exons atGGAACTAGATCGGGCcgccgaggatgaggagttgatGCTTCAAGACCAGAACGACACAGAGGATGCTAGGCGCTTCATCCTTGGTAGCGGCGCGCATGCTGCTATCGATGTGGACTCCGATGCTGGAACAGGGATGGGAATGGGATCCTCGAGCCCGACTGACCCAAGCACGGCTTCGGCGgctaggggaggaggaggatctAAGAAAAGGTCCAAAGCGTGGGACGACTTCACAGAGGTCACCGCCATTGAGAAAGGGAAAATGGTAAGAATCGCTGCCATCTGCAATCACTGCAATCAGAGCCTGTCTGTTAAATCCTCTTCTAGCATTGGACATTTGCTCCGCCATAATTGCCCTGCTAAGAAAGAAAAGGAACGTACCGGTAGAATTCAATCTATTCTTAAATATAATCCTGATGGTTCTCTTGTGTGTTGGGAGTACTCTGATGTAGTAGCACGTAATGTATTATGCCGTTTGATTGCTAGAATTGATCTGCCTCTTTGTTTTGCTGAATCTGATGCATTTCAAGAATATATTATGAATGCTCATAATCCTAGATTTGTTAAGATATCTAGGCAAACTATTGCTAGAGATTTGATCAAGCTTTTTAATGAACGTATGGAGAAACTTATTGAAACCTTGAAAAATTCAGTTTCATCTATTGCTATTACTTCTGATATATGGTGTGGTAAGGCTAAAGAGGACTACATTAGTGTGGTTGCTCATTTTGTCAATTTTCATTGGAGGTTAGAAAAGAGGTTACTTGGTTTAAGGCCAATTGAAGTGGTACATACTGGCAGGAACATTGCTGATAGAGTTGCCACGGTGGTAGATGATTATGACATTGCTGATAAAATATTTTCTATTGTTCTTGACAATGCCTCAGCTAATAGAACTGCAGTATCTGTTCTAAAACCTGTGTTTTCTAAGTATATTGGCCATTTAATTCCTCCTGAGGATAAAGAAGAAGATGACTTATCTGCTATTCTCTTGCATCAGCGCT GTAATGTTCCAGAGGCATGGGATGATATCTATGAAGATGATGTCTTGCCTGGAAGGCCAACAGGTACTCCTGTATCTGTATCATCTACTGCTGCTGCTATATCTGAGTTGTCTTCATAA
- the LOC112891133 gene encoding basic 7S globulin 2-like yields MWNPKPFLLAISLCISALSTCTAAGGGKPLVSAVTKDASTSLYTAPLKDGRPLVLDLSGPVISLTTCSSKNGTVTSLSANATNGANPLFQVSFPAAASCGAPTKLPAGAVGVAGLGPSGQSFLAQVARTQKVANKLALCLPSDGKTTSGNSVGVAIFGGGPLIFPDRGDFTTMLAGTAPLRGFNGSPGYYVTATGIAVEKTRIGVPGPLVVGLSSTAPYTTLRPDVYAALVRAFDQAATGPNFPWMSRVAAVSPFERCYNSTKLPPTRLGYAVPEIDLALEGGSTYFVSGGNSMVQVSANTACLGFVRAAGQAPAAVLGGFQMENRLLVLDVEKKQLGFTTFLNGVGLSCSNFNFTLAA; encoded by the coding sequence ATGTGGAACCCCAAGCCCTTCCTCCTCGCCATCTCTCTCTGCATCTCGGCCCTGTCGACATgcacggcggccggtggcggcaAGCCCCTGGTCTCGGCGGTCACCAAGGACGCGTCCACCTCGCTCTACACAGCGCCGCTTAAGGACGGCCGCCCGCTGGTGCTCGACCTCTCCGGCCCGGTCATCTCCCTGACGACGTGCTCCTCCAAGAACGGGACGGTCACGTCGCTCTCCGCGAACGCCACCAACGGCGCGAACCCGCTGTTCCAGGTGTCCTTCCCCGCCGCGGCCTCTTGCGGCGCGCCGACGAAGCTGCCAGCGGGCGCCGTCGGCGTCGCGGGGCTCGGGCCCTCGGGCCAGTCGTTCCTCGCGCAGGTCGCGCGCACGCAGAAGGTCGCCAACAAGCTGGCGCTCTGCCTCCCCAGCGACGGCAAGACGACGAGCGGCAACAGCGTGGGCGTGGCCATCTTCGGCGGGGGGCCCCTGATCTTCCCGGACCGGGGCGACTTCACGACGATGCTGGCCGGCACGGCTCCGCTCCGCGGGTTCAACGGGTCCCCCGGGTACTACGTCACCGCCACCGGCATCGCCGTGGAGAAGACCCGGATCGGCGTGCCCGGGCCGCTGGTCGTCGGGTTGAGCTCGACGGCCCCCTACACGACGCTCCGCCCCGACGTGTACGCCGCCTTGGTGAGGGCGTTCGACCAGGCCGCGACCGGGCCCAACTTCCCCTGGATGTCGAGGGTCGCCGCCGTGTCGCCCTTCGAGCGGTGCTACAACTCGACGAAGCTGCCGCCGACGCGGCTGGGCTACGCCGTGCCGGAGATCGACCTGGCCCTCGAGGGCGGGAGCACCTACTTCGTGTCCGGCGGCAACTCCATGGTGCAGGTGAGCGCCAACACGGCCTGCCTCGGGTTCGTCCGGGCGGCCGGCCAGGCGCCCGCGGCAGTGCTCGGCGGGTTCCAGATGGAGAACCGCCTGCTGGTGCTCGACGTGGAGAAGAAGCAGCTCGGCTTCACCACCTTTCTCAATGGGGTAGGGCTCTCCTGCAGCAACTTCAACTTCACCCTCGCCGCCTAG